A DNA window from Camelina sativa cultivar DH55 chromosome 17, Cs, whole genome shotgun sequence contains the following coding sequences:
- the LOC104755616 gene encoding serine/threonine-protein phosphatase 2A 65 kDa regulatory subunit A gamma isoform-like has protein sequence MSTADEPLYPIAVLIEELKNDDIQLRLNSIRRLSIIARALGEERTRKELIPFLSENNDDDDEVLLAMAEELGVFIPYVGGVEHAHVLLPPLETLSNVEETCVREKAVESLCRIGSQMRENDLVEHFFPLAKRLSGGEWFTARVSACGIFHIAYPSAPDQLKAELRSIYSQLCQDDMPMVRRAAATNLGKFAATIESAHLKTDIMSMFEDLTQDDQDSVRLLAVEGCAALGKLLEPQDCVTHILPVIVNFSQDKSWRVRYMVANQLYELCEAVGPEPTRTDLVPAYVRLLRDNEAEVRIAAAGKVTKFCRILNPELAIQHILPCVKELSSDSSQHVRSALASVIMGMAPVLGKDATIEHLLPIFLSLLKDEFPDVRLNIISKLDQVNQVIGIDLLSQSLLPAIVELAEDRHWRVRLAIIEYIPLLASQLGVGFFDDKLGALCMQWLQDKVHSIREAAANNLKRLAEEFGPEWAMQHIVPQVLEMINNPHYLYRMTILRAVSLLAPVMGSEITCSKLLPAVITASKDRVPNIKFNVAKMMQSLIPIVDQSVVENMIRPCLVELSEDPDVDVRFFANQALQSIDNVMMSS, from the exons ATGTCTACGGCTGATGAGCCTCTGTACCCGATTGCTGTGCTAATAGAAGAGCTGAAAAACGATGATATTCAGCTTAGATTAAACTCTATTAGACGGCTTTCTATCATTGCTCGTGCTCTTGGTGAGGAGAGGACAAGAAAAGAGTTGATCCCATTTCTTAGTGAAAACaatgacgatgacgatgaggTGCTTTTGGCTATGGCGGAAGAGTTGGGTGTTTTTATTCCTTACGTAGGAGGCGTTGAGCATGCACATGTTTTACTTCCACCGCTGGAGACACTCTCTAACGTTGAGGAAACTTGCGTCAGGGAAAAAGCTGTAGAGTCACTTTGCAGAATTGGTTCTCAGATGAGGGAGAATGACTTGGTTGAGCATTTCTTTCCTCTTGCTAAG CGACTTTCAGGTGGTGAGTGGTTCACAGCCAGGGTATCAGCATGTGGGATTTTTCATATTGCATACCCAAGTGCTCCAGATCAGCTAAAGGCGGAGCTAAGATCAATATACAGTCAGCTGTGTCAAGATGACATGCCAATGGTGCGCAGAGCTGCAGCAACGAATTTGGGGAAGTTTGCAGCTACAATTGAATCAGCTCATTTGAAGACTGACATTATGTCCATGTTTGAGGATCTTACGCAAGATG ATCAAGATTCAGTTAGATTATTGGCTGTTGAGGGTTGTGCTGCTCTTGGGAAATTGTTGGAGCCCCAGGACTGTGTCACACACATTCTTCCTGTAATTGTCAATTTCTCGCAG GATAAGTCATGGCGTGTGCGTTATATGGTTGCAAATCAGCTCTATGAACTTTGTGAAGCTGTAGGACCAGAGCCAACTAG GACGGATTTGGTGCCTGCATATGTTCGTCTACTTCGTGATAATGAGGCTGAAGTTCGGATAGCAGCTGCCGGAAAAGTTACCAAATTTTGTCGCATATTAAACCCTGAACTCGCTATCCAGCACATCCTTCCCTGTGTAAAG GAATTATCATCAGACTCTTCTCAGCACGTCAGATCTGCATTGGCCTCAGTTATAATGGGGATGGCTCCAGTCTTGGGTAAG GATGCGACAATTGAGCATCTTCTTccaatctttctttctctattgAAGGACGAATTTCCTGACGTACGCTTAAACATTATCAGCAAACTTGACCAAGTGAACCAG gTTATTGGGATTGATCTACTATCACAATCTTTATTGCCAGCCATAGTAGAACTTGCTGAAGACAGGCACTGGAGGGTACGTCTGGCTATAATTGAGTATATTCCATTGTTGGCCAGCCAATTAGGTGTAGGCTTCTTTGACGATAAGCTTGGTGCTCTTTGCATGCAATGGTTACAAGACAAG GTTCACTCAATCCGCGAAGCTGCTGCAAACAATCTTAAGCGTCTTGCTGAAGAGTTTGGTCCTGAATGGGCAATGCAGCATATAGTTCCCCAG GTTCTAGAGATGATTAACAACCCACATTATCTATACCGGATGACGATTCTTCGTGCAGTATCGCTTCTTGCGCCAGTAATGGGATCCGAGATCACATGTTCAAAACTCTTGCCTGCGGTAATAACTGCATCTAAAGACAG AGTTCCAAACATCAAATTTAACGTCGCCAAGATGATGCAATCCCTCATTCCAATTGTTGACCAATCG GTTGTGGAGAACATGATACGGCCATGCTTGGTGGAGCTAAGTGAAGACCCAGACGTTGATGTACGATTCTTCGCAAATCAAGCTCTCCAGTCTATTGACAATGTGATGATGTCTAGctaa
- the LOC104755619 gene encoding homologous-pairing protein 2 homolog — MAPKSDNTETIVLNFVNEQNRPLNTQNAADALQKFNLKKTAVQKALDSLADSGKITFKEYGKQKIYIARQDQFEIPNNEELAQMKEENVKLQEQLQEKKKTITEVESEIKSLQSNLTLEEIQEKDTKLRKEVKEMEDKLIKLREGITLVRPEDKKAVEDMYADKINQWRKRKRMFRDIWDTVTENFPRDIKEFKEELGIEYDEDVGLSFQAYADLIQHGKKRGRGQ, encoded by the exons ATGGCTCCTAAATCGGATAATACAGAAA CTATCGTCCTCAACTTTGTAAACGAG CAAAACCGACCTCTGAACACACAAAACGCAGCTGATGCTTTGCAAAAGTTTAACCTTAAGAAGACAGCAGTACAGAAGGCACTTGATAGCCTTGCTGATTCCGGGAAAATCACATTCAAAGAGTATGGTAAACAGAAGATTTACATTGCTAGACAAGACCAGTTTGAGATCCCAAACAATGAAGAGCTTGCTcagatgaaagaagaaaatgtcaaACTTCAAGAACAGctccaagagaagaagaaaactatcACTGAAGTTGAGTCAG AAATCAAGAGCTTGCAGTCTAACTTGACACTAGAAGAGATACAAGAGAAAGATACCAAACTAAGGAAAGAG GTTAAGGAAATGGAAGACAAACTAATCAAACTACGTGAAGGGATTACATTGGTGAGGCCAGAAGACAAAAAGGCTGTTGAAGATATGTACGCGGATAAGATTAATCAGTGGCGTAAGCGTAAGAGGATGTTCAGAGACATTTGGGATACTGTAACAGAGAATTTCCCCAGAGATATTAAGGAATTTAAG GAGGAGCTTGGAATTGAATATGATGAAGATGTGGGTCTAAGTTTCCAGGCATATGCTGACCTAATTCAACATGGTAAAAAGAGGGGCAGAGGACAGTAA
- the LOC104755618 gene encoding uncharacterized protein LOC104755618, translating to MGKKLDALLGRSFKINKFKSLLNLALTRLSILKNQRQARLSQAVSDVTELLKLGHHEHAYHRVDQLVKEQNTLDVLFFIHGYFTLCQDRIHLFEHNRDCPEELLEAVSGLLFAASRIGEFPELQEIRNVLISRFGKDLAARSIELRSNSGVDPKIIQKLSTRHPPREVRMKALKEIAAENNIILKLEEASTSTEGTTNKQGTSDVTKAKLASEDGEDEIGEGYGLSDSVKRGKKKYKDVADAAQAAFESAAHAAEAARAAVELSQFSPRGPDTPRGPGGENSFNDSKNKESEQEQKGNDDYSEGKGYVRSESKSSMSDSEDIIDEVPVMSFREDPVKLLEKDTVIYDSEEETQLGVQSNTITKVKDEPSLMDGTNRADTGLVDHMVHSIDDPILRKVGMKSPISVRTRGVRGY from the exons ATGGGGAAGAAGCTTGACGCTTTGCTTGGTCGGAGTTTCAAGATCAACAAGTTCAAGTCTCTTCTCAACTTAGCTCTCACAAGGCTCTCTATCCTCAAGAACCAACGTCAAGCCAGACTCTCTCAAGCCGTCTCTGATGTCACAGAGCTTCTTAAGCTCGGCCACCACGAGCACGCTTACCATAGAGTCGACCAACTTGTCAAAGAGCAAAACACCCTCGACgttctcttcttcatccatgGCTACTTCACTCTCTGTCAAGACCGTATTCACCTTTTCGAACACAACAGAGATTGTCCTGAAGAGCTTTTAGAAGCTGTTTCTGGTTTGCTCTTTGCAGCTTCTAGAATCGGAGAATTTCCTGAGCTTCAAGAGATTCGTAATGTTTTGATTTCGCGTTTTGGCAAAGACCTCGCGGCTCGGTCTATTGAGTTGCGCAGTAATAGTGGGGTCGATCCCAAA ATAATTCAGAAGTTGTCAACAAGACATCCACCGAGAGAAGTTAGAATGAAGGCTTTAAAGGAGATCGCTGCAGAGAATAACATTattttgaaactagaagaagCTTCTACGTCCACTGAG GGAACAACAAATAAGCAGGGAACATCAGATGTCACTAAGGCTAAGCTAGCAagtgaagatggagaagatgagATAGGAGAAGGCTATGGTTTATCTGACTCGGTcaaaagaggaaagaagaagtaCAAAGATGTGGCTGATGCAGCACAAGCAGCATTTGAGTCAGCGGCACATGCAGCAGAGGCTGCAAGAGCGGCTGTGGAGCTTTCTCAGTTTTCTCCTCGTGGACCAGACACTCCTCGTGGACCAGGAGGGGAAaattcatttaatgattctaAAAACAAGGAATCAGAACAAGAACAGAAAGGTAATGATGATTATTCAGAAGGTAAAGGGTATGTGAGGTCAGAATCTAAGAGTTCGATGTCGGATTCAGAAGACATTATTGATGAAGTCCCAGTGATGTCATTTAGAGAAGACCCTGTGAAGCTATTGGAGAAGGATACTGTTATCTACGATagtgaagaagaaacccaaCTTGGTGTTCAGAGTAATACTATTACTAAGGTTAAAGATGAGCCAAGTCTTATGGATGGTACAAATAGAGCGGATACAGGACTCGTGGATCACATGGTTCATTCAATTGACGATCCTATTCTGCGTAAAGTGGGTATGAAGAGTCCGATTTCAGTCAGAACCAGAGGAGTTCGTGGATACTAA
- the LOC104755620 gene encoding uncharacterized protein LOC104755620, with protein MVEELLSSLANSEKLTRTDSVEKKRLREEDEDDVVTDSPEVKRLRDDLFDVLDDSDPEPVSQDLDSVMKSFEHELSTTATTGGDTQPDLGYLLEASDDELGLPPPHPPPPSVVCSSVPVAKEEETTDLVRVSSDSSGIDEIWGFEDHVSDYADLDFCPGAGDYVAVEGLFEFSDDCFDSGDLFSWRSESLPAE; from the coding sequence ATGGTGGAAGAGTTGTTGTCGTCGTTGGCTAATTCTGAGAAGCTAACTCGGACTGACTCCGTCGAGAAAAAACGACtcagagaagaagacgaagacgacgtCGTTACCGACTCGCCGGAGGTGAAGAGGTTGAGAGATGATCTTTTCGATGTTCTCGATGACTCGGATCCTGAACCGGTGAGTCAAGATCTCGACTCGGTTATGAAAAGTTTCGAACACGAGTTATCAACCACCGCGACGACCGGAGGAGATACTCAGCCGGATCTCGGTTATCTTCTCGAGGCTTCTGATGACGAGCTCGGTTTACCacctcctcatcctcctcctccgtcggTGGTTTGTTCTTCGGTTCCCGTCGCGAAAGAGGAAGAGACGACGGATTTAGTGCGAGTTTCGTCTGATTCGTCTGGGATCGATGAGATTTGGGGGTTCGAAGATCACGTTTCGGATTATGCTGATTTAGATTTTTGTCCCGGCGCTGGAGATTACGTTGCTGTTGAAGGACTTTTCGAGTTTTCCGACGATTGTTTTGATTCCGGCGATCTATTTTCGTGGCGGTCGGAGTCGTTACCGGCGGAATAA